The following are from one region of the Deinococcus aerophilus genome:
- a CDS encoding Asp23/Gls24 family envelope stress response protein, with product MASNPANQSEVEISKSVLMDIADTTVAGIEGTEVAGAPLNMGEVLRNQSGTRKSRALRVTREGGTVNVDVGLNVDYGQNLVGVSQQVQRAVSENIELMTGLKVRAVNVTVQGVCLPKGHS from the coding sequence ATGGCAAGCAACCCTGCAAATCAATCCGAGGTCGAGATCAGCAAGAGCGTCCTGATGGACATCGCCGACACCACCGTCGCGGGCATCGAGGGTACCGAGGTCGCGGGCGCCCCGCTGAACATGGGCGAGGTGCTGCGCAACCAGAGCGGCACGCGCAAATCCCGCGCCCTGCGCGTGACCCGTGAGGGCGGCACCGTCAACGTGGACGTGGGCCTGAATGTGGACTACGGTCAGAATCTGGTGGGGGTCTCTCAGCAGGTCCAGCGCGCCGTGAGCGAGAACATCGAACTGATGACCGGCCTGAAGGTCCGGGCCGTGAACGTGACGGTGCAGGGCGTGTGCCTGCCCAAGGGGCACTCTTGA
- the ligA gene encoding NAD-dependent DNA ligase LigA, whose amino-acid sequence MDQAEFDPHEFERYLTLSAEIGRHNRAYHEQDSPTIPDSEYDALVRRLRALEAEHPDWAARAAQAAGAQASPAQAVGGAPSAAFQQVNHPTPMTSLDNVFDDAELGEWRERLARALNLPPEHDALTFTGELKIDGLSVNLYYRDGELQWAATRGNGTTGEIVTAQVATVPGIPRALPGLTGELEVRGEVYMGRADFAAYNAQAEELGTPLLKNPRNGAAGALRQKDPEVTRTRNLKAIFYALGKRDGVPARTQEEVLAWLSAQGFPVSAYSETLQGIGAAADYHARMTARRQDFEFDADGTVFKLDPLRLQEEAGFTSRAPRWAVAYKFSVEEVETVLESITVNVGRTGKLTPLAHLSPRLIEGSTVSKATLHNQDFVRDLDLHLGDTVVVRKSGGVIPQIMRVVTEKRPADASPFVFPDHCPECGHAVVRDPEDANTYCVNPVCPAQTFRLVQYFVSRGAMDIQGVGEKLIAQLLTLGLIHDPADLYALSAETLAGLERGGEKKAQNILAELEASKTRPLWRLINALGLDHVGERNAQALANAFGTLDALMAATPEEIEAVPGLGKVIGASVAMALKEEHYVRLLDKLRAAGVNPQQEEVRRGEQLRGLNFVITGTLTRPRDEIKAQLEAAGGRVTGSVTGKTSYLIAGAEAGSKLARAQELGVEVLDEAGLAALLRGRQVPGTQETQEPPGAGDE is encoded by the coding sequence ATGGATCAGGCCGAGTTCGACCCCCATGAATTTGAACGCTACCTCACCCTGAGTGCCGAGATCGGCCGCCACAACCGCGCGTACCACGAGCAGGATTCGCCCACCATCCCCGACAGCGAGTACGACGCCCTGGTGCGCCGCCTGCGTGCCCTGGAGGCCGAGCATCCGGACTGGGCCGCGCGGGCGGCGCAGGCGGCGGGCGCACAGGCCAGTCCCGCGCAGGCGGTGGGGGGAGCGCCCAGCGCGGCCTTTCAGCAGGTGAACCATCCCACGCCCATGACCAGCCTGGACAACGTGTTCGACGATGCCGAGCTGGGTGAGTGGCGTGAACGGCTGGCCCGCGCCCTGAACCTGCCGCCCGAGCACGACGCCCTGACCTTCACGGGCGAGCTGAAGATCGACGGCCTGAGCGTCAACCTGTATTACCGTGACGGCGAATTGCAGTGGGCCGCCACGCGCGGCAACGGTACGACGGGCGAGATCGTGACCGCGCAGGTGGCGACGGTGCCGGGCATTCCCAGGGCCCTGCCGGGCCTGACGGGAGAACTGGAGGTGCGCGGCGAGGTGTACATGGGCCGCGCCGACTTTGCGGCCTACAACGCGCAGGCCGAAGAACTGGGCACGCCGCTGCTCAAGAATCCCCGCAACGGCGCGGCGGGGGCCCTGCGCCAGAAGGACCCGGAAGTCACGCGCACCCGCAATCTCAAAGCCATCTTCTACGCGCTGGGCAAACGCGACGGCGTGCCCGCCCGCACTCAGGAAGAGGTCCTGGCTTGGCTCAGCGCCCAGGGCTTTCCGGTGAGCGCCTACAGCGAAACGCTGCAGGGCATCGGGGCGGCCGCCGACTACCACGCCCGCATGACCGCCCGGCGGCAGGACTTCGAGTTCGACGCTGACGGCACCGTGTTCAAGCTCGATCCGCTGCGGTTGCAGGAGGAGGCGGGTTTTACCAGCCGCGCTCCGCGCTGGGCGGTGGCCTACAAATTCTCAGTGGAAGAGGTCGAGACCGTGCTGGAAAGCATCACGGTCAATGTGGGGCGCACCGGCAAGCTCACCCCGCTGGCCCACCTCTCGCCGCGCCTGATTGAGGGCAGTACCGTCAGCAAGGCGACGCTTCACAATCAGGATTTTGTGCGCGATCTGGACCTGCACCTTGGCGATACGGTGGTTGTCCGCAAATCCGGCGGTGTGATTCCGCAGATCATGCGGGTGGTTACAGAAAAGCGGCCCGCCGACGCTTCTCCCTTCGTCTTTCCTGACCACTGTCCCGAATGTGGCCACGCGGTGGTGCGTGATCCCGAGGACGCCAACACCTACTGCGTCAATCCGGTGTGCCCAGCGCAGACCTTCAGGCTGGTGCAGTACTTCGTGTCGCGCGGCGCGATGGACATTCAGGGCGTGGGCGAGAAGTTGATCGCGCAGCTTCTGACCCTGGGCCTGATCCACGATCCCGCCGACCTGTACGCGCTCTCGGCCGAGACGCTGGCCGGGCTGGAGCGCGGCGGCGAGAAGAAGGCGCAGAACATCCTGGCCGAGCTGGAGGCGAGCAAGACCCGTCCGCTGTGGCGGCTGATCAATGCGCTGGGGCTGGACCACGTGGGCGAGCGCAATGCACAGGCGCTGGCGAATGCGTTCGGAACCCTGGACGCCCTGATGGCCGCCACTCCCGAGGAGATCGAGGCGGTGCCGGGCCTGGGCAAGGTGATCGGGGCCAGCGTGGCCATGGCCCTCAAGGAAGAGCATTACGTGCGTCTGCTGGACAAACTCCGGGCGGCGGGCGTGAACCCGCAGCAGGAAGAAGTGCGCCGGGGCGAGCAGCTCCGTGGCCTGAACTTCGTGATCACCGGTACCCTGACCCGCCCGCGCGACGAGATCAAGGCGCAGCTGGAGGCCGCCGGGGGCCGCGTGACCGGCAGCGTGACCGGCAAGACCTCCTACCTGATTGCCGGGGCCGAGGCCGGCAGCAAGCTGGCCCGCGCCCAGGAACTCGGCGTCGAGGTGCTGGATGAGGCGGGGCTGGCGGCCCTGCTGCGCGGGCGGCAGGTGCCCGGCACTCAGGAGACCCAGGAGCCGCCCGGCGCCGGCGACGAATAA